The Synechococcus sp. BL107 nucleotide sequence CCAAAATGGCGCATCGCCCGGTAGCTCTGCCACAACCGGATCCTTGAGGCACCAGCTGAAATCCACCTCGTGAATCACCTGTTCGACGGCTGGTTCAAGGGAAAACGGGAACCAGTTTTGAACAGACGCCGCCATGCCTCCACCACAGGGTTTTACCCTGATGCCCGCCTCTTTTTCAAGCAGAACGACGCGGTGGCCTGCGGCAGCGAGA carries:
- a CDS encoding NAD(P)/FAD-dependent oxidoreductase; amino-acid sequence: MSEIVKASCDVLVIGAGAAGGAAAIHLAAAGHRVVLLEKEAGIRVKPCGGGMAASVQNWFPFSLEPAVEQVIHEVDFSWCLKDPVVAELPGDAPFWIVRRERLDQLLAEHAVEAGAEISRG